In the Clavelina lepadiformis chromosome 8, kaClaLepa1.1, whole genome shotgun sequence genome, one interval contains:
- the LOC143468434 gene encoding CUB and sushi domain-containing protein 1-like isoform X5, producing MILPARRIIRCLGAILLLASMAKSDETDSSTPFCYQRTRIVDSNGIALIKEKERPCFPGWSCYMGTADLESTSGENVGQLLYDGCISPLVCQSSDCDVILGERGQGFNNGMRAVNCSITCCQGDFCNIDDEEDEDEEDEVEEDEDEEDEDKEDEDEEDEDKEDEDEEDDNEEDEDEEITSTQVLPVDIITNVSDSSSPEGGSTCYQILQVSTAEGVHITDDRSETNCFMQANCLLVEATSIVRIPGLPETTWKMKYGGCIPAEQCDQFDCKTVLGGQLDNIIQGVEIQNCTTSCCQGDLCNSDQGGSKEEEEEDDDDDEQDDDIENEYYVMVPENVENETDANQKVPETQAITFSTAESPEAVTPAGVPSSSPESVIPRGGSTCQQILHVSSGQGISLVDVRNETDCYLKSSCLLVKATMKVNLPGSGLQEVPWTMTYGGCAAFGQCNQLDCKGLLSQALQSVPYDTEIVDCKASCCEGDLCNGDESILEDGGSSTIVTSTSSTGIYPSLGTVDDIFTDVEEATTGFPASCGFNDTITEKDLSGFAPGEKPGIIRSPNYPGFYFPNHECFWSVTVPESYVVSLSVVKLELEECCDYLTMNTDIEGIVQINSVGNYASKSNSVLLQFTSDETIHDTGFIIRYGAEEIIDETMIVKVPAHESGDLCGNNITITPGQAANISTPNYPGHYYNNAYCEWTLHAPQDKLIRLQIIDFNLESCCDQVALMDPSTEEVLLETGGNDVLPGAVWFSASNKLLIRFKSDSSVTDTGFLLAYSAVDPSEQIETITATVSTTTSISNTEPALSCGFFANVTDVPQYFTSPYYPNNYPNNIRCEWAFYAPVGYRIRVHFMDIQTESCCDNIEVSEEESAIIIIDPSSLSDNTFISKSDILFVWFDTNGDTNFRGFNASFSIEETTQLPTTTTTATLTTQNTTTDPSEIPASTPTTATERTTISARLGECGFNANATSTSQDLYSPGFPEQYRSNLDCVWVLTSRPGYYVNFTISSFETESCCDYLNIYDGDQLLEKLQGIKEPTSFIGRSGSIQLTFRSDGSVTADGFQASFIETDQAPLTTRSEITNTRPETTSTSLQTTTTTSTERPCGFEAEATNVSQPIHSPGWPGYYPSNADCEWVLTARPGYQVQLELRSLSTEPCCDRLDITNNGDVQVLKGRDGTYPRRVLSTNRRLELRFYSDGSVQDPGFDATFIEVQVNLLTASPCGFETRATNVSQPLNSPGWPDNYDDSLECTWELTASYGKWIRLEFLNFDTESCCDRLTVSSRGTELGRYTGSSLPPVTTARNSLRLVFRSDGSVNRPGFQAVFQETDNGREGTAPCGFTDSATENPQSLNSPGFPSAYSSNLDCEWNLSAANGRRIVIEFTSFFTEECCDYLSALDENDIEIKRIRGENLTVAPILSTTSRLKLRFHSDGSVVKSGFTGTFRAVSSNFSVITPAPIITTEVPVAASTVVAPCGFEARASNLTQPLNSPGWPHSYDDSLDCTWELNASDGKWIRVEFRSFDTETCCDSLTASSNGTNVGTYRGASVPRAIVVSSSLRLVFRSDGSVTRSGFQAVFFAVPSNFAEITTTSTTTEATTLTNTAAETRITGAPAPVSRASGGCGFDAVTTDVSQVISSPNYPNNYPHFAYCRWNLRAPTNDSRIRIEITNLDTESCCDYVEILEDGVRVSREAGTQINTPIYVSTSSRVLIRFLSDSSIRSRGFQLTYETAAPNMTSVSRTTQATAVLTRQATAVISDKAPTATEATNVTTTAAENRITGAPAPVSGAFGGCGFDAVTTNVSQVISSPNYPNNYPHFAYCRWNLRAPTNDSRIRIEITNLDTESCCDYVEILEDGVRVSIEAGTQINTPIYVSTSSRVLIRFLSDPSIRSRGFQLTYETAAPNMTSVSRTTQATTVLTRQATAVISEKAPNATEATTLTTTATENRITETTASVSGASGSCGFSAVASIIPRIFTSPGWPNGYDNYNECTWNISAPAGNHILFNFTTFQTESCCDYLEFTEDLYALTSHRLKGSLGTNFYETSSNGVLVHFRSDGSLTFRGFRGYFVAVSPSEVRIPSNQTTVAPARATTEEIFDGLNCATTLFAAQDPQYAESPGYPVGYEINTDCSWTIYTPQSDQRILISFVDLDLACCNDIVQIFDGNQPVGMPLNAQYLASRDQSAHESYVSHSDNVRIRLRTFGPRTSTGFRLQFQLANITQVTLPCGSDTYLAQPVMMQSPNYPDNYPDGQRCQWTLDAPFGMRVVLNISYLRLESCCDYLELFDGSDSRPIAKLGQRNIIESKLFRSSTNLMTVLFYSDNSVNYRGFLAAAYPENMQELDSDACGFTYVATSKEVRFSTPNYPNEYPGDSSCVWLLTSPYPGGQVELEIDDFRTEACCDHLTIYDGKNSSAAEITTIEGQEDDHERSFVSTSGSLYLKFTSDTSQNYRGFSAVFKLVERISNRTTPLPWPTVVATSISNTTAGEKRCFTGLKFSAGFGIQQNSQILSPCPVGSSCVDVRGRASSILSATSVSLAYGMCVPNIACVSLTCEEIQRQIPSSAAGNLDDCSVRCCEEDLCNDPDVDPVSPSSSPETLTVSTSATSSNSSASGDKRCYNGVSVTALGVNQNLQNVTDCPSGSSCVDMRGAVSNPFVASSVKMAVGLCLPTIACPTLTCEEIQRQIPSSAGVDLDDCSVRCCEEDLCNDPDVDPVSPSSSPETLTVSTSATSSNSSASGDKRCYNGVSVTALGVSQNLQNVTDCPSGSSCVDMRGAVSNPFVASSVKMAVGLCLPTIACPTLTCEEIQRQIPSSAAVSLDDCSVRCCEEDLCNDPDVDPMLVASITTPVSDDTRSNASKSDCDDSDDVALLPGCSYKEMYNQLWLCSTLFFNSYPYSDLTECSTNLQLQDSCSAGVITKCLRGNKPTIVSSLPAVDDIFLEQMRANFGNISQFIPMSFELLCEKDVNVLSQLTGGISGAMLDLQQLDSPICDSERLQSSYSKYVDQLRRFVHADDSIEFCSLYDELFRTGLQLFEVCDFAELLSSTLGSNNLLANNFRKIITLIPDLIKHSFIPKCLALETIEELRPSRPSIAVPINKTSPDENGCSSYFMDLMFLIDGSGSIRLGEFPQVLEFVKQVAASLDLFYNRVGVMQYSHYYNNRPPSQQPFMETEIELGHCKNRICFERAVDQIQHHGYTTFTAHAIQKAVEIDLANSDRFNDSCTRKVIVVITDGRSTDYESLQRVCDEAREKGVILIPVGVRGFVAQELEVIGGNERIHTANDFFDLVSIVPVVRDELANLLSDGSVLLASAP from the exons ATGATACTTCCCGCGAGACGTATCATAAGATGTCTCGGGGCAATTCTTCTGCTTGCGTCCATGGCGAAAAGCGATGAGACCG ACAGTTCTACCCCTTTCTGTTACCAACGAACCCGCATCGTCGACAGCAATGGCATAGctttaataaaagaaaaggAACGTCCATGTTTTCCCGGCTGGAGCTGCTACATGGGCACAGCTGACTTGGAGTCAA CATCTGGCGAGAACGTTGGTCAGTTGTTGTACGATGGTTGCATATCTCCACTTGTTTGCCAGTCCAGCGACTGCGACGTCATCTTAGGGGAAAGAGGGCAAGGATTCAACAATGGCATGAGAGCTGTTAACTGCTCGATAACCTGCTGCCAGGGAGACTTTTGCAATATTGATGACGAAGAAGATGAGGATGAAGAAGATGAGGTTGAAGAAGATGAGGATGAAGAAGATGAGGATAAAGAAGATGAGGATGAAGAAGATGAGGATAAAGAAGATGAggatgaagaagatgacaacGAAGAAGATGAAGATGAAGAAATCACAAGCACACAAGTGTTACCGGTCGACATAATCACTAATGTGTCGGATTCCTCTTCACCAGAAG GTGGTTCCACTTGTTACCAGATACTTCAGGTTAGCACGGCAGAAGGCGTGCATATTACCGATGACAGAAGCGAAACCAACTGTTTTATGCAAGCTAATTGCCTTTTAGTAGAAGCTACATCTATTGTCCGTATTCCAG GTTTACCAGAAACCACCTGGAAAATGAAATACGGCGGCTGCATACCAGCAGAACAATGCGACCAGTTTGACTGTAAAACAGTGTTGGGAGGGCAATTGGACAATATAATCCAAGGGGTGGAAATACAGAATTGCACGACTTCCTGTTGTCAAGGAGACCTGTGCAACAGTGATCAAGGAGGGtcaaaagaagaagaagaagaagacgatgatgatgatgagCAGGATGATGATATTGAAAACGAATATTACGTGATGGTTCCTGAAAATGTGGAAAATGAAACTGATGCGAACCAAAAGGTTCCCGAAACTCAAGCGATAACTTTCTCAACAGCAGAATCTCCAGAGGCAGTCACTCCAG CTGGTGTGCCTTCTTCGTCTCCGGAGTCTGTGATTCCTCGAG GTGGTTCTACTTGTCAACAAATTCTCCATGTTAGCAGTGGACAAGGCATTTCTCTTGTCGATGTAAGAAACGAGACAGACTGTTATCTGAAATCTAGTTGCCTGTTGGTGAAAGCTACTATGAAGGTCAATCTTCCTGGCTCAG GCTTACAGGAAGTGCCTTGGACAATGACGTACGGTGGGTGTGCTGCATTTGGTCAATGCAACCAGCTTGACTGTAAAGGATTGCTGTCACAAGCTCTTCAAAGCGTTCCTTACGATACTGAAATCGTTGACTGCAAAGCCTCATGTTGTGAAGGAGATCTGTGCAATGGTGATGAAAGCATATTGGAAGATGGAGGTTCTTCAACGATTGTAACATCGACTTCCTCTACAG GTATATATCCTTCCCTCGGTACGGTCGATGATATCTTCACTGACGTTGAAG AAGCAACCACCGGATTTCCGG CATCCTGCGGTTTCAATGATACGATTACGGAAAAAGATTTAAGCGGTTTTGCGCCTGGCGAAAAACCCGGAATAATCAGGTCTCCAAATTATCCCGGATTTTACTTCCCCAATCACGAATGCTTTTGGTCCGTTACCGTTCCAGAGAGTTACGTTGTCTCTCTTTCAGTCGTTAAGTTGGAGTTAGAAGAATGCTGTGATTACCTGACG ATGAATACAGATATTGAGGGGATTGTTCAAATTAATTCTGTCGGTAATTACGCTTCGAAAAGCAATTCGGTTCTCTTGCAATTCACTTCGGACGAAACAATACACGACACTGGATTTATCATACGTTACGGAGCAG AAGAAATCATCGACGAGACAATGATTGTTAAAG TTCCAGCTCATGAAAGTGGAGACCTATGtggaaacaatataactaTTACGCCTGGCCAAGCTGCTAACATCTCAACGCCCAACTATCCTGGCCATTATTATAACAATGCGTATTGTGAGTGGACCTTGCATGCACCTCAAGACAAGCTCATTCGTCTCCAAATCATAGATTTCAATTTGGAGTCGTGTTGTGATCAAGTAGCT TTAATGGATCCATCAACAGAAGAAGTTCTGCTTGAAACTGGCGGAAATGACGTTTTACCTGGAGCGGTATGGTTTTCTGCCAGCAATAAACTCCTAATTCGGTTTAAGAGCGACAGTTCTGTTACTGATACTGGATTTCTCTTGGCATACTCAGCAGTCG ATCCGTCTGAACAAATAGAAACAATTACAGCAACAGTGTCCACAACTACTAGCATATCTAACACGGAACCAGCTT TGTCATGCGGATTTTTTGCCAACGTCACAGACGTCCCTCAGTACTTCACTTCACCTTACTATCCTAACAATTACCCCAACAATATTAGATGTGAGTGGGCGTTTTACGCACCCGTTGGGTATCGAATTAGGGTACATTTTATGGATATTCAAACAGAAAGCTGCTGCGATAATATTGAG GTATCCGAAGAAGAGAGTGCCATAATTATTATCGATCCTTCGTCGTTATCGGACAACACTTTCATATCAAAATCAGACATActttttgtttggtttgatACCAATGGCGATACTAATTTCCGGGGATTCAATGCTTCCTTTTCCATTGAAG AAACTACTCAGCTACCGACAACCACCACGACTGCGACACTCACCACGCAAAACACCACCACAG ACCCAAGCGAAATCCCTGCTTCGACTCCAACAACCGCAACAGAACGTACAACAATATCTGCTCGATTAG GTGAATGTGGGTTTAACGCGAATGCGACGAGCACCTCTCAAGACCTTTATTCACCCGGATTTCCGGAACAATATCGCTCAAATCTGGATTGTGTCTGGGTGTTGACCTCTCGTCCCGGATATTACGTTAATTTTACCATCAGCAGCTTTGAAACGGAAAGTTGTTGCGATTACTTGAAT ATATATGATGGAGATCAACTTTTGGAAAAGTTGCAAGGAATAAAAGAGCCAACATCCTTCATTGGCAGGAGTGGATCCATCCAGTTAACATTCCGCTCTGATGGCTCTGTGACAGCTGATGGATTTCAAGCATCATTTATTG AAACAGATCAAGCTCCTCTTACTACGAGGTCAGAAATCACAAACACCAGACCAGAAACTACAAGCACAAGTCTACAAACCACAACTACAA ctAGTACTGAAAGAC CATGTGGCTTTGAGGCAGAAGCAACCAATGTTTCACAACCCATACATTCACCGGGTTGGCCGGGATACTACCCAAGCAATGCCGATTGCGAGTGGGTATTGACCGCTAGACCAGGCTACCAAGTTCAGTTGGAGCTTCGTTCCTTGTCGACTGAACCTTGCTGTGACAGATTGGAT ATAACAAATAACGGAGATGTCCAAGTGCTCAAAGGAAGAGACGGCACATATCCAAGAAGGGTATTATCCACCAACCGCCGACTTGAACTTCGTTTTTATTCAGATGGTTCGGTGCAAGACCCTGGTTTCGACGcgactttcattg AGGTTCAAGTAAATCTCTTGACGGCAT CACCATGCGGATTTGAGACAAGAGCTACCAACGTGTCGCAACCTCTCAATTCTCCTGGATGGCCGGACAATTATGACGATTCTCTCGAATGTACATGGGAATTAACCGCTTCATACGGAAAGTGGATTCGCCTCGAATTTCTTAACTTTGACACTGAAAGTTGTTGCGACAGATTAACG GTCTCTTCACGCGGCACAGAGTTAGGAAGATACACAGGTTCATCTCTTCCGCCGGTCACTACAGCCCGCAACTCTCTACGACTTGTGTTTAGAAGCGATGGCTCTGTTAATCGACCTGGCTTCCAAGCCGTGTTTCAAG AAACCGATAACGGCCGGGAAGGAACTG ctCCATGTGGATTTACTGATTCCGCCACGGAAAACCCTCAATCTCTTAACTCACCTGGATTTCCAAGTGCATATAGTTCTAATCTGGATTGTGAATGGAACCTCAGTGCAGCTAATGGCCGTAGAATAGTAATTGAATTCACAAGTTTTTTCACAGAGGAATGCTGCGATTATTTATCA GCATTGGATGAAAATGATATTGAGATAAAACGAATTCGAGGTGAAAATCTTACAGTCGCACCGATTTTATCAACAACTTCGAGGCTGAAGCTTCGTTTTCATTCTGACGGATCGGTTGTAAAAAGTGGTTTTACAGGAACCTTTAGAG CGGTTTCGTCCAACTTTTCTGTAATAACTCCAG CGCCCATCATTACTACTGAAGTACCAGTTGCAGCAAGTACAGTTGTTG CACCATGCGGATTCGAAGCAAGAGCTTCCAACTTAACACAACCTCTTAATTCTCCTGGTTGGCCACATAGCTATGACGACTCTCTTGATTGTACGTGGGAATTAAACGCTTCAGACGGAAAATGGATCCGCGTCGAATTTCGTAGCTTTGACACCGAAACCTGTTGTGATTCTTTAACA GCATCTTCTAATGGCACAAATGTTGGAACATACAGAGGCGCATCTGTTCCCCGAGCCATCGTTGTTTCAAGCTCGTTGCGACTTGTATTTAGAAGTGATGGCTCCGTTACTAGATCTGGATTTCAAGCCGTCTTTTTTG CGGTCCCCTCcaattttgctgaaataaCTACAA CATCCACCACCACTGAAGCAACGACTCTGACAAATACGGCCGCTG AAACCCGCATTACTGGAGCACCGGCTCCAGTCTCTAGGGCTTCTG GTGGTTGCGGATTTGATGCTGTTACAACTGATGTTTCACAAGTCATTAGTTCTCCCAACTATCCAAATAATTATCCTCATTTCGCATACTGCCGGTGGAACTTACGAGCGCCTACCAACGACTCGCGTATAAGAATCGAAATAACTAACTTGGATACGGAAAGTTGCTGTGATTATGTGGAG ATATTAGAAGACGGAGTTAGAGTAAGCAGAGAAGCAGGTACCCAGATTAATACACCGATATATGTGAGTACGAGCTCGAGGGTCCTAATTCGCTTTCTCTCCGATTCAAGCATACGATCGCGGGGATTTCAATTAACATACGAAACTGCTG CGCCTAATATGACGTCTGTGTCACGGACGACCCAGGCAACAGCCGTTTTAACAAGGCAAGCAACAGCAGTCATTTCAGATAAAG CACCCACCGCCACTGAAGCAACGAATGTCACAACTACCGCCGCTG AAAACCGCATTACTGGAGCACCGGCTCCGGTCTCTGGGGCTTTTG GTGGTTGCGGATTTGATGCTGTTACAACTAATGTTTCACAAGTCATTAGTTCTCCCAACTATCCAAATAATTATCCTCATTTCGCATACTGCCGGTGGAACTTACGAGCGCCTACCAACGACTCGCGTATAAGAATCGAAATAACTAACTTGGATACGGAAAGTTGCTGTGATTATGTCGAG ATATTAGAAGACGGAGTTAGAGTAAGCATAGAAGCAGGTACCCAGATTAATACACCGATATATGTGAGCACGAGCTCGAGGGTCCTAATTCGCTTTCTGTCCGATCCAAGCATACGATCGCGGGGATTTCAATTAACATACGAAACTGCTG CGCCTAATATGACGTCTGTATCACGGACGACCCAGGCAACAACCGTTTTAACAAGGCAAGCAACAGCAGTCATTTCAGAAAAAG CACCCAACGCCACTGAAGCAACGACTCTGACAACTACGGCCACTG AAAACCGCATTACTGAAACAACGGCTTCGGTCTCTGGGGCTTCTG GTTCATGTGGATTTTCTGCTGTTGCTTCGATTATTCCGCGTATTTTCACATCGCCTGGATGGCCTAATGGCTATGACAACTATAACGAGTGCACGTGGAATATATCAGCACCAGCAGGAAACCATATTCTATTCAACTTTACGACTTTTCAAACAGAAAGCTGCTGCGATTACCTCGAG TTCACTGAAGATTTGTATGCATTGACGTCACACCGTTTAAAAGGGAGTCTTGGCACTAATTTTTACGAAACATCATCAAATGGAGTACTTGTACATTTTCGTTCAGATGGCAGCTTGACATTTCGTGGATTCCGGGGATACTTTGTTGCCG TATCACCATCCGAAGTGCGCATCCCGTCAAATCAAACCACAGTAGCACCAGCTCGAGCTACAACTGAAGAAATATTTG ATGGCCTCAATTGCGCGACAACGTTGTTTGCCGCTCAAGATCCCCAGTATGCCGAATCTCCAGGATACCCAGTTGGTTACGAAATTAACACAGATTGCTCTTGGACAATTTACACGCCTCAATCCGACCAGCGAATACTCATTTCATTCGTAGATCTCGACTTGGCTTGCTGCAACGATATTGTTCAG ATTTTCGACGGAAACCAACCGGTCGGGATGCCACTTAATGCACAGTACCTTGCCTCACGTGATCAATCCGCGCATGAATCCTATGTGTCTCATTCCGATAACGTAAGAATTCGACTTAGAACCTTCGGACCTCGCACATCTACTGGCTTCCGTTTACAGTTCCAGTTAG CTAACATTACCCAAGTCACTCTACCTTGCGGTTCGGATACCTATCTTGCCCAACCGGTCATGATGCAGTCTCCAAATTACCCTGACAATTATCCAGATGGCCAGAGGTGTCAATGGACACTGGACGCTCCATTTGGTATGCGAGTAGTCCTCAACATAAGCTACCTTAGATTGGAGTCATGCTGTGATTACCTGGAG TTGTTCGATGGTTCGGACTCACGACCCATAGCGAAACTTGGCCAGAGAAATATCATTGAAAGCAAGCTCTTCAGATCTTCGACCAACCTGATgactgttttgttttactcGGATAATTCCGTCAACTACCGTGGTTTTCTTGCCGCCGCATACCCGGAAAACA TGCAAGAACTTGACTCTGATGCTTGTGGATTTACGTACGTTGCCACAAGTAAAGAAGTCAGATTTAGTACACCCAATTATCCCAACGAATATCCTGGCGATTCCAGCTGTGTGTGGCTACTCACTTCCCCTTATCCTGGCGGTCAGGTGGAGCTAGAAATCGACGACTTCCGCACAGAGGCGTGCTGCGACCACCTTACG ATATATGATGGAAAAAATAGTTCTGCCGCTGAAATAACCACAATTGAAGGACAAGAAGATGATCATGAACGTAGTTTTGTGTCTACTTCGGGGTCTCTTTACTTGAAGTTCACTTCCGACACCAGTCAGAATTACAGAGGTTTTAGCGCCGTGTTTAAACTAG TCGAAAGAATATCGAACCGTACTACACCGCTTCCTTGGCCAACAG TTGTAGCCACGTCCATCAGCAATACAACCGCTGGGGAGAAGCGATGTTTTACAGGGTTGAAGTTTTCCGCGGGCTTTGGAATACAGCAAAACTCGCAGATCCTGTCCCCGTGTCCAGTAGGGTCGTCTTGTGTTGATGTGAGAGGTCGTGCTTCCAGTATCCTTAGTGCAACGTCAG TAAGCCTGGCATACGGGATGTGTGTACCCAACATCGCTTGCGTCAGCTTGACGTGCGAAGAGATCCAAAGACAAATTCCCTCGTCTGCTGCAGGCAATTTAGATGATTGCAGTGTACGTTGCTGTGAGGAGGATCTATGCAATGATCCGGATGTTGATCCTGTGTCGCCCTCCAGTTCTCCAGAAACCTTAACCGTTTCAACCTCAG CTACTTCAAGCAACAGCTCGGCCTCTGGTGACAAGCGGTGTTATAACGGAGTAAGTGTAACTGCGCTCGGGGTAAATCAGAACTTACAGAATGTTACCGATTGCCCATCGGGGTCGTCCTGTGTTGACATGAGAGGCGCTGTATCCAATCCTTTTGTTGCCAGTTCAG TGAAAATGGCGGTCGGACTGTGCTTGCCAACCATTGCATGCCCAACTTTAACATGCGAAGAAATCCAAAGACAGATTCCCTCGTCTGCTGGAGTCGATTTAGATGATTGCAGTGTACGTTGTTGCGAGGAGGATCTATGCAATGATCCTGATGTTGATCCTGTGTCGCCCTCCAGTTCTCCAGAAACCTTAACCGTTTCAACCTCAG CTACTTCAAGCAACAGCTCGGCCTCTGGTGACAAGCGGTGTTATAACGGAGTAAGTGTAACTGCGCTCGGGGTAAGTCAGAACTTACAGAATGTTACCGATTGCCCATCGGGGTCGTCCTGTGTTGACATGAGAGGCGCTGTATCCAATCCTTTTGTTGCCAGTTCAG TGAAAATGGCGGTCGGACTGTGCCTGCCAACCATTGCATGCCCAACTTTAACATGCGAAGAAATCCAAAGACAGATTCCCTCGTCTGCTGCAGTCAGTTTAGATGATTGCAGTGTACGTTGCTGTGAGGAGGATCTATGCAATGATCCGGATGTTGATCCTATGTTAGTTGCATCGATAACAACTCCCG TGTCTGATGACACCAGATCGAATGCGAGTAAGAGCGATTGTGACGACAGTGATGACGTTGCTTTATTACCGGGATGCTCTTACAAAGAAATGTACAACCAACTCTGGCTTTGCAGCACTCTCTTCTTTAACAGCTATCCGTATTCAGATTTGACCGAATGCAG CACAAATCTTCAACTTCAAGACAGTTGTTCGGCAGGTGTCATAACCAAATGTTTGAGAGGAAATAAACCAACGATCGTGTCATCCTTGCCTGCTGTTGATGATATCTTTTTG GAGCAGATGCGAGCAAATTTTGGAAACATTTCACAGTTTATCCCAATGTCATTCGAGCTTCTATGTGAGAAAGATGTCAATGTTTTATCGCAACTGACCGGTGGTATTTCTGGTGCCATGTTGGATTTGCAACAACTGGACAGTCCAATTTGTGACAGTGAACGATTGCAATCGAGTTATAGCAAATATGTTGACCAACTTCGTCGTTTTGTTCATGCCGATGATTCGATAGAGTTTTGCAG TTTATACGACGAACTGTTTCGGACCGGATTACAACTTTTCGAAGTCTGTGACTTCGCTGAATTGTTGTCCTCGACTTTGGGATCAAATAATCTGCTGGCAAataatttcagaaaaattatCACTCTGATACCGGACCTAATAAAACATTCGTTTATACCGAAATGCCTTG CATTGGAGACGATCGAAGAACTGCGACCATCTC gcCCAAGTATTGCAGTTCCGATAAACAAGACATCACCCGACGAAAATG gatgTAGTTCATATTTTATGGATCTCATGTTTTTGATTGATGGTTCGGGATCAATCCGCCTCGGGGAATTTCCACAAGTGCTAGAGTTTGTCAAACAAGTTGCTGCTTCTCTTGATCTCTTCTATAACCGAGTTGGCGTGATGCAATATTCTCATTACTACAACAATAG GCCTCCTTCTCAACAGCCTTTTATGGAAACGGAGATTGAACTCGGACATTGCAAAAATCGCATTTGCTTTGAG CGCGCTGTAGATCAGATTCAGCATCACGGCTACACAACTTTCACTGCTCACGCGATCCAGAAAGCGGTCGAAATTGATCTTGCTAATTCCGATCGTTTCAATGACAGCTGTACCAGGAAGGTTATTGTGGTAATAACAGATGGCCG ATCAACGGATTACGAATCTTTGCAACGCGTTTGTGATGAAGCCCGGGAGAAAGGAGTCATTTTAATTCCAGTCGGAGTGAGAGGTTTTGTCGCCCAGGAGCTGGAG gtAATTGGCGGCAATGAAAGAATCCACACCGCCAATGATTTCTTCGATCTTGTCAGCATTGTACCGGTTGTTCGCGACGAATTGGCAAACCTATTATCTG ATGGAAGCGTGTTGTTGGCAAGCGCACCCTAA